Proteins from a single region of Chryseobacterium sp. T16E-39:
- the coaBC gene encoding bifunctional phosphopantothenoylcysteine decarboxylase/phosphopantothenate--cysteine ligase CoaBC gives MNVSGKKILIAVSGGIAAYKIHFLIRDFIKNGAEVQVIMTPDAEHFVTKLSLSTLSKKPVYSDFYTENGSWNSHVELGLWADVIIVAPCTANTLAKMTHGMCDNLVLATYMSAKCPVFIAPAMDLDMYDHPTTKQNLELAEDFGHFIIPAESGELASGLIGQGRMAEPETIFRTVDEFFNENNEDTVFKGKTVLITAGPTYEAIDPVRFIGNHSSGKMGFSLAEEAAKRGAKVILVSGPSSQNIHSQNIELHKVTSAKEMLDKVFEFYENVDIAIASAAVADYAPKEVAKEKIKKNDDNLTIELVKNPDILKTMGDQKTHQFLVGFALETQNEEENAKGKLEKKNLDMIVLNSLRDTGAGFKNDTNKIRIFTKTEKKEFELKSKDDVAKDILNFVEYQLSK, from the coding sequence ATGAATGTTTCCGGGAAAAAGATTCTTATTGCCGTTTCTGGGGGAATTGCTGCGTATAAAATCCATTTTTTAATCAGAGATTTTATAAAAAATGGTGCTGAAGTGCAGGTGATCATGACTCCTGATGCAGAACATTTTGTTACAAAGCTAAGTCTTTCCACTTTGTCTAAAAAGCCTGTTTATTCCGATTTTTATACTGAAAATGGAAGCTGGAACAGCCATGTCGAATTAGGTTTATGGGCGGATGTCATTATCGTGGCTCCCTGTACTGCCAACACCCTGGCTAAAATGACACACGGAATGTGTGATAATTTGGTATTAGCCACTTATATGTCTGCAAAATGCCCGGTTTTTATTGCTCCTGCAATGGATCTCGATATGTATGACCATCCTACAACTAAACAGAATTTAGAATTAGCAGAAGATTTCGGTCACTTTATTATTCCCGCGGAAAGTGGAGAACTGGCCAGTGGTTTAATTGGACAAGGAAGAATGGCAGAACCGGAAACCATCTTTAGAACTGTTGATGAGTTTTTTAACGAAAACAATGAAGATACAGTTTTCAAAGGGAAAACAGTTCTGATTACTGCAGGGCCTACCTATGAGGCAATTGATCCGGTACGGTTTATAGGAAATCACTCCTCCGGTAAAATGGGGTTCTCATTAGCAGAAGAAGCGGCAAAAAGAGGTGCAAAAGTTATTTTGGTTTCCGGTCCGAGTTCTCAGAATATTCATTCGCAGAACATAGAGCTCCATAAAGTAACCTCTGCAAAAGAAATGCTGGATAAGGTATTTGAGTTTTACGAAAATGTAGATATCGCAATAGCAAGTGCTGCAGTAGCTGATTATGCTCCTAAAGAAGTAGCAAAAGAGAAGATCAAAAAAAATGACGATAATCTCACGATAGAGCTGGTGAAAAATCCAGATATTCTGAAAACGATGGGGGATCAGAAAACACATCAGTTTTTAGTTGGGTTTGCTTTGGAAACACAGAATGAAGAAGAGAATGCAAAAGGAAAACTTGAAAAGAAAAATCTGGATATGATTGTCTTGAATTCCCTTCGCGATACAGGAGCGGGATTTAAAAACGATACCAATAAAATAAGAATATTTACCAAAACAGAGAAGAAAGAATTTGAGCTGAAATCGAAAGATGATGTGGCCAAAGATATTCTCAATTTTGTTGAGTATCAACTTTCAAAATAA
- a CDS encoding DNA-directed RNA polymerase subunit omega, whose translation MSVKDTKAEVNTITYDKDKIEDKVGSIYEAIVIMGKRAEQINAEIRTELHNKLDEFAVHNSTLEEVFENREQIEISKHYEKLPKPTSIAIEEWLNEDVYFRKTEERK comes from the coding sequence ATGAGTGTAAAAGATACAAAAGCAGAAGTAAATACAATTACTTACGATAAAGATAAGATTGAAGATAAAGTAGGCTCAATCTATGAAGCTATTGTTATCATGGGAAAGAGAGCAGAGCAAATTAATGCGGAAATTCGTACTGAGTTGCATAACAAATTAGATGAATTTGCTGTTCATAATTCTACATTGGAAGAAGTTTTCGAAAACAGAGAGCAGATTGAAATCTCTAAACATTACGAAAAACTTCCAAAGCCAACTTCTATTGCTATTGAAGAATGGTTGAACGAAGATGTTTACTTCAGAAAGACTGAAGAGAGAAAATAA
- a CDS encoding outer membrane protein assembly factor BamD, whose translation MKKYILGLFAIAVISSCASQQEKALKSADKAFILKAANENFAKKKWKNALALYDRLANLVAGTDDFPNVGFNTAYANYYDKNYKLAGHQFKNFAISFPKDPRAEEAAYMSALCYYEGSMDYNLDQTSTELAVNELQDFLNNYPNSERSKNINQLIDELSYKLEFKSYENARQYYKMGDYKSATVALENVLEDFPSTKLRPKIYDYMMKSRYLLAQNSIYGLKEERIESALSFTKQVEKDLPNTEYAKTAADLREKLDREKQNFAVVKKQTEARMATLTARQKKEAEKQEALNKTDQQIKDQVATEKKALKIQRDSAALQTPPPAATFKIKR comes from the coding sequence ATGAAAAAATATATTTTAGGTCTTTTTGCCATAGCTGTAATTTCATCATGTGCAAGTCAGCAGGAAAAAGCATTGAAAAGTGCTGATAAAGCTTTCATCTTAAAAGCAGCTAATGAAAATTTTGCTAAAAAGAAATGGAAAAATGCTTTGGCTCTCTACGACAGGCTTGCTAATCTTGTTGCAGGAACAGATGATTTTCCGAATGTAGGATTTAACACTGCTTATGCAAACTATTACGATAAAAACTATAAGCTTGCGGGGCATCAGTTTAAGAACTTTGCAATAAGTTTTCCTAAAGATCCCAGAGCTGAAGAAGCGGCATATATGTCTGCTTTATGTTACTATGAAGGGTCTATGGATTATAATTTAGATCAAACAAGTACGGAATTGGCTGTGAATGAATTACAGGATTTCCTGAACAACTATCCTAATTCTGAAAGATCTAAAAATATCAATCAGCTTATTGATGAACTAAGCTATAAATTAGAGTTTAAGTCTTACGAGAATGCAAGACAATATTATAAAATGGGTGATTATAAATCAGCCACTGTTGCCTTAGAAAATGTTCTTGAAGATTTCCCAAGTACAAAACTTCGTCCAAAAATCTATGATTATATGATGAAGTCCCGTTATCTGTTAGCTCAAAATTCAATATATGGTCTTAAAGAAGAGCGTATTGAAAGTGCTTTATCTTTTACAAAACAGGTAGAAAAAGATCTTCCAAATACAGAATATGCTAAAACAGCAGCAGATTTGAGAGAGAAACTGGACAGAGAAAAACAAAATTTTGCAGTGGTTAAAAAGCAAACAGAAGCTAGAATGGCAACATTAACCGCGAGACAAAAGAAGGAAGCAGAAAAGCAGGAAGCACTTAATAAGACCGATCAGCAGATTAAAGATCAGGTTGCTACAGAGAAGAAAGCATTGAAAATTCAGAGGGATAGTGCTGCACTTCAAACACCTCCTCCAGCTGCGACTTTCAAAATTAAAAGATAA